In uncultured Draconibacterium sp., one genomic interval encodes:
- a CDS encoding RagB/SusD family nutrient uptake outer membrane protein, which translates to MKILKKIFAIIYILSVIPSCTGYLDVVPDNTITLEDLFKKKEEAWDALAKVYNYMPRIEKTHETMWLAGDEYIGRLDYNDNAWDLRGIRVTRGLQTANDPLLGNWSGTNGGKRLYAGIRQANVFLDNIDNVPDMTEEEKADWKAQVKFLKAYYSFLLVRKYGPIIIADELISPDASKEELFQERSKVEDCFDYIITLMDEAIPDLTEKVPSTLLGQVDQVVAKSIKARVMVFRASPFYNGNMEYFGDFMDKDGQPFFPLVYDKEKWKDAIDAIDDAIETCEANGIQLYHYDTQPYVFDREDYAENDENVQRIYDLRMAITDPWNDELIWGYSNLDIYNQGEIGHATNMRLPDGYGGGITNTPEYSWQWLAATYRMAERYYTKNGVPIEEDLTFDLDKKWEITTTPGADDPEYTEMKGIMQPGAETINLYLNREPRFYANLAITGGYWRTHGVRINTKMYAGSDGGFNSSQHTTDYYETGIGIKKFVHMESKSGHWARTVKYPYPIMRLADLYLMKAEALNEYYDAPTQEVYDAINLVRERAGVPDVETVWADASIVKSVNKHKSKEGMRDIILAERGIELAFEGSRFWDMLRTKRAVMEFSSPVWGWDYRGTTGANFFNLEVKQSRRFTITDCLWPIDLNEMNTNSKLVQNPGW; encoded by the coding sequence ATGAAAATTTTGAAAAAAATATTCGCAATCATATACATTCTATCTGTAATACCTTCGTGTACAGGATATCTGGATGTTGTTCCTGATAATACCATTACACTTGAGGATTTATTTAAAAAGAAAGAAGAAGCATGGGATGCGCTGGCAAAGGTTTATAACTACATGCCAAGGATAGAAAAAACACACGAAACCATGTGGCTGGCCGGTGATGAGTATATCGGACGACTGGATTATAACGATAACGCATGGGATTTAAGAGGAATAAGGGTAACACGTGGTTTACAAACTGCTAACGACCCGCTGCTGGGAAACTGGTCAGGCACAAATGGTGGTAAAAGACTTTACGCCGGAATCCGGCAAGCAAACGTTTTTCTGGATAATATTGACAATGTACCGGACATGACTGAAGAGGAGAAAGCGGACTGGAAAGCTCAGGTAAAATTCCTGAAAGCTTATTACAGCTTCTTGTTAGTGCGGAAGTATGGTCCCATCATCATTGCTGACGAACTGATATCTCCTGATGCTTCTAAAGAAGAATTATTCCAGGAACGTTCGAAAGTGGAAGACTGCTTCGACTACATTATCACTCTAATGGACGAAGCCATTCCAGATTTAACAGAAAAAGTTCCTTCAACTTTGCTGGGTCAAGTTGACCAGGTAGTTGCCAAATCCATCAAAGCAAGGGTTATGGTATTCAGAGCCAGTCCATTCTATAATGGGAATATGGAATATTTTGGTGATTTTATGGACAAGGATGGCCAACCATTCTTCCCTCTGGTTTACGATAAAGAAAAATGGAAAGACGCTATTGATGCTATCGACGATGCTATTGAAACATGCGAAGCCAATGGTATTCAGTTATATCATTACGACACACAGCCTTATGTTTTCGATCGTGAGGATTATGCTGAAAATGATGAGAACGTGCAGAGAATATATGACTTGAGAATGGCCATTACAGATCCCTGGAATGACGAATTAATCTGGGGGTATTCAAACCTTGATATCTACAACCAGGGCGAGATCGGACATGCAACAAATATGAGATTACCTGATGGTTACGGTGGTGGAATAACAAACACTCCTGAGTATTCATGGCAATGGCTGGCAGCAACTTACCGCATGGCGGAAAGGTATTACACAAAAAATGGTGTGCCTATTGAAGAAGACCTTACTTTTGATCTGGACAAAAAGTGGGAAATCACCACAACTCCCGGAGCTGATGATCCTGAATACACCGAGATGAAGGGTATTATGCAACCAGGTGCCGAAACCATTAATTTGTACCTGAATCGTGAACCACGCTTTTACGCCAACCTTGCAATTACAGGAGGTTACTGGCGTACACACGGTGTTCGTATCAATACAAAAATGTATGCAGGTAGCGATGGCGGTTTTAACTCATCGCAACATACTACCGACTACTATGAAACCGGTATTGGTATCAAGAAGTTTGTACATATGGAATCAAAATCGGGACACTGGGCTAGAACGGTAAAGTACCCTTACCCAATTATGCGTTTGGCTGATTTATACCTGATGAAAGCAGAAGCATTAAATGAATATTACGATGCTCCGACACAGGAAGTTTACGATGCCATAAATTTAGTACGCGAAAGAGCAGGTGTTCCTGATGTTGAAACAGTGTGGGCTGATGCTAGTATCGTAAAGTCTGTAAATAAGCACAAAAGTAAGGAAGGCATGAGAGATATTATTCTCGCAGAGCGTGGAATTGAATTGGCATTTGAAGGAAGCCGTTTCTGGGATATGTTACGCACAAAACGAGCAGTTATGGAATTCTCAAGTCCGGTATGGGGCTGGGATTACAGAGGAACAACAGGAGCCAACTTCTTTAATCTTGAAGTAAAACAATCCAGAAGATTTACAATAACTGATTGTTTATGGCCTATCGATTTGAATGAAATGAATACCAATTCTAAACTCGTTCAAAATCCTGGATGGTAA
- a CDS encoding TonB-dependent receptor, which yields MKLTLLLSILLCSTGWVSSAAQAKLNLNLQNATVKQLITQIESQTEYFVLYRDEIFQEGQKISIQAENKSIDYVLEELCKQAFVTAEIEDNQIILRKAKATKAEPSQQDQQKVVSGVVTEVDGFPIPGVSIMVLGTSRGTVTNVNGEYNIRVSVSDTLQFSFVGKKPEQVVVKDQNVINVTLYDDETELEEVQVVAFGRQKKESVISSIETVRPAELKQPSSNLTTALAGKIPGIISYQTSGEPGADNAQFFVRGVTTFGYKTNPLILIDGFEASSDDLARLEPDNIESFSILKDASATVLYGARGANGIIIVETKSGREGPAKINVRLESHLATPTQMNELLDGVEYMRLYNEARISRNPLLGAYYSEQKIQSTADGVNPMIYPNIDWYNELFEKSTINKKANFNVSGGGKVATYYVAGSIENETGLLKVDNKNNFNNNIDINRVQLRNNVIIKITPTTRLDTRLQGRFERYNGPNSSAGDIFRMVMNSNPVDFPAVYEPDEAHLLSDHILFGNTFVNGSLKQNPYAEMVRGYEDRNESSITAMATLSQELDFITEGLKLQAKASVNTWSYYSSRRTYSPFYYDLESYNQITGEYKLFELNPEGGQVYLGDVEPGRDASAHYYYEARLNWDREFGNHSLGLMTVGMFEEYLLTAGNSRSIYETLPERNMGNSGRLTYDYDTRYFFEFAYGYNGSEKFSGSKRYGFFPSFGGGWLISNETFWTPMKDIVNTLKLKATWGKVGNDAIAGRQDRFFYLSDISKGGNGYRWGTTFMNEYGGYNINRYANPDITWEVSTKMNLGLEMTFLDDALKIQGDVFKDVRDQIYLQRQNFPASAGLEATISGNVGKVESWGYEASADYQYISPKNWWLTGRANITFATNEYVELDEKEYADEYLKQKGHSISQWWGLIAERLFVDEAEIANSPKQDFGTYQAGDIKYKDVNGDGIVNSNDRVPLGLPTVPEIQYGFGASGGYKNFDLSFFFQGNGRVSFFINPGTDNNGIAPFASRRNALSLIAGDHWSETNPDVHAFWPRLSVDPLANNTQTSTWWLRNGAFLRLKTVEMGYNIKSKGFQKIGLDNARIYCSGVNLFVVSPFKLWDPEMGRAGLGYPPNRRFNIGVQLAF from the coding sequence ATGAAGCTGACGCTTCTGCTTTCCATTTTGCTGTGTAGCACTGGGTGGGTAAGTTCTGCAGCCCAGGCAAAACTTAATCTCAATCTGCAAAATGCCACAGTCAAGCAATTAATCACGCAAATTGAGAGTCAAACAGAATATTTCGTTTTATACCGGGATGAGATTTTTCAGGAAGGACAAAAGATCTCTATTCAGGCCGAAAACAAAAGTATTGACTACGTGCTGGAAGAACTATGCAAACAAGCTTTTGTTACTGCAGAGATAGAAGACAACCAGATTATTCTGCGAAAAGCAAAGGCAACAAAGGCAGAACCAAGCCAACAGGATCAACAAAAAGTAGTTAGCGGGGTAGTTACTGAAGTCGATGGATTTCCGATCCCTGGTGTTTCAATTATGGTACTTGGAACATCAAGAGGTACAGTAACCAACGTAAACGGAGAATATAACATTCGTGTTTCGGTAAGTGATACACTGCAATTCTCGTTCGTCGGGAAAAAACCGGAGCAAGTAGTTGTAAAAGATCAAAATGTTATAAACGTAACGCTATACGATGACGAAACTGAACTGGAAGAAGTACAGGTAGTAGCTTTTGGCCGGCAGAAAAAAGAAAGTGTAATTTCGTCAATTGAGACAGTGCGCCCGGCTGAATTAAAGCAGCCATCATCAAACCTGACAACCGCTTTAGCCGGTAAAATCCCAGGAATCATTTCGTACCAGACATCAGGTGAACCTGGAGCTGATAATGCACAGTTCTTCGTTCGTGGGGTAACCACATTCGGTTACAAAACCAATCCTTTGATACTTATCGATGGATTTGAAGCCTCATCAGATGACCTTGCAAGGTTGGAACCTGATAATATCGAAAGTTTCTCTATTTTGAAAGATGCTTCAGCAACCGTATTATACGGAGCAAGGGGTGCAAACGGTATTATTATCGTTGAAACAAAATCGGGTCGTGAAGGTCCGGCTAAGATCAATGTGCGACTTGAATCACACCTGGCAACGCCAACACAAATGAATGAGCTGCTGGATGGAGTGGAATACATGAGACTATATAATGAGGCACGTATTTCACGTAATCCTTTATTGGGCGCGTATTACAGCGAGCAAAAGATACAATCCACGGCTGACGGAGTAAATCCAATGATCTATCCAAACATCGACTGGTACAATGAGCTTTTTGAAAAATCGACTATTAACAAAAAAGCGAATTTTAATGTATCTGGTGGTGGAAAAGTGGCAACTTACTATGTTGCAGGATCAATAGAAAACGAAACCGGTTTGTTAAAAGTTGACAATAAAAACAATTTCAACAACAATATTGATATCAATCGCGTGCAATTGCGAAACAACGTTATCATAAAAATTACTCCTACTACCCGACTTGACACAAGATTACAAGGAAGGTTTGAAAGATACAACGGACCTAATTCATCAGCTGGCGACATATTCAGAATGGTAATGAACTCCAACCCGGTTGACTTTCCGGCAGTTTATGAACCAGATGAAGCACACCTGCTCTCTGACCATATACTTTTTGGAAACACTTTTGTAAACGGTAGCCTAAAACAAAATCCTTATGCTGAAATGGTTAGAGGTTATGAAGACCGTAACGAGAGTTCAATCACTGCGATGGCGACACTATCGCAAGAACTTGATTTTATTACTGAAGGATTAAAACTTCAGGCCAAAGCATCAGTAAATACCTGGAGTTATTATTCAAGCCGGAGAACTTACAGTCCATTCTATTATGACCTGGAAAGCTACAACCAAATTACCGGAGAATACAAATTATTTGAGCTGAATCCTGAAGGAGGCCAGGTATATCTGGGTGATGTTGAGCCAGGTAGAGATGCAAGTGCTCATTATTATTATGAAGCACGCCTGAACTGGGACAGAGAATTTGGAAATCACAGCCTTGGTTTAATGACTGTTGGGATGTTTGAAGAATACCTTTTAACAGCAGGTAACAGTAGGTCTATTTACGAAACATTACCTGAACGAAATATGGGTAACTCCGGACGTTTAACCTATGATTATGACACCCGCTATTTCTTTGAATTTGCCTACGGTTACAATGGCTCTGAAAAGTTTAGCGGATCAAAAAGATATGGTTTCTTCCCATCTTTTGGTGGTGGTTGGTTGATTTCGAATGAAACCTTCTGGACACCGATGAAAGATATCGTTAATACGCTTAAACTTAAAGCAACCTGGGGAAAAGTTGGTAATGATGCTATTGCCGGACGTCAGGATCGTTTCTTCTATCTCTCTGATATTTCAAAAGGAGGTAATGGTTACCGTTGGGGAACAACTTTTATGAATGAATATGGTGGCTACAATATAAATCGTTATGCCAACCCTGACATAACCTGGGAGGTATCAACAAAGATGAACCTTGGACTTGAAATGACTTTCCTTGATGATGCACTAAAAATCCAGGGAGATGTATTTAAGGACGTACGTGACCAAATTTATCTCCAAAGACAGAATTTCCCTGCCTCCGCCGGTTTAGAAGCAACAATCAGTGGTAACGTAGGTAAAGTAGAGTCATGGGGATATGAAGCATCTGCAGATTACCAGTACATTTCACCCAAAAACTGGTGGCTAACAGGTAGAGCTAATATCACATTCGCAACAAATGAATATGTTGAACTGGACGAAAAAGAATATGCCGACGAATACCTAAAACAAAAAGGCCATTCAATTAGTCAATGGTGGGGTTTAATTGCTGAACGACTATTTGTTGATGAAGCAGAAATTGCCAATTCTCCAAAACAAGACTTTGGAACCTATCAGGCCGGTGATATCAAATACAAAGATGTTAACGGCGATGGAATCGTAAACTCAAACGACCGTGTTCCACTAGGCTTACCAACGGTTCCAGAGATTCAATACGGCTTTGGAGCGTCAGGAGGTTACAAAAACTTTGATTTGTCTTTCTTCTTTCAGGGTAATGGTAGAGTTTCATTCTTTATCAACCCGGGAACTGATAACAATGGTATTGCTCCATTTGCATCGAGAAGAAATGCACTATCTTTGATTGCAGGAGACCACTGGTCTGAAACCAATCCTGATGTACATGCTTTCTGGCCTCGTTTATCAGTTGATCCGCTTGCTAACAACACGCAAACATCCACCTGGTGGTTAAGAAATGGTGCTTTTCTACGTTTAAAAACGGTTGAAATGGGCTACAACATCAAAAGTAAAGGATTTCAAAAGATTGGACTTGACAATGCCAGAATTTATTGTAGTGGTGTAAACCTTTTCGTAGTAAGTCCATTTAAATTATGGGATCCGGAGATGGGACGTGCAGGATTAGGATATCCGCCGAACCGAAGGTTTAACATTGGTGTTCAATTAGCATTTTAA
- a CDS encoding DUF4998 domain-containing protein: MRNIILSLIVLLAFIWSCDDMYEKQEMYEGEIVYPAKYDTVIGYIGFERVEIDLMSVGRIPSSQINLGKAEKTKITYDDQEIIIDSLVSWVNITGLTQSKLYRFKITTVDEYGNESVPQEIALIPYTNTDLARVAVSPPRVMASPSAAVVDWPNGISSVLMDYYGLKFSYTDKNGEMQGGERGEDSRFFVGNLEAGEPVNIDMEYKIIPIVNRTPILDTVIFNDELLINMPTSSTEFSPAERDILQANGVTVFTADGVSEFEELVYPVHANSLQDIFYFPNLKVLDLTGSDLFKLPELEYDRNTIQDVVGGGDYTPYIRKAGNISSGDQQALKDLLEAGILDKVYYYPHSMGLDDLLAPFVESGVVELVETPESVMMDNQFHLDGIVQDWNWWLDYEYLPSDYPDGDGLQNVYKIIPRRTSASFVFALPKEYQFNVEEYKYLKFSIYTPAASDLVGTYEPFKRLWPRIMNSMWSFGGNSNFGQEYWEIPRFYIPDEELHQWTEITLDLSEALNRHNRVIVLNIGGEPWVDFNPPVDLVYYFANIRFEKE, translated from the coding sequence ATGAGAAATATAATATTATCACTAATAGTCTTACTTGCTTTTATATGGTCATGCGATGACATGTACGAAAAGCAGGAAATGTATGAAGGAGAAATTGTTTATCCTGCCAAATACGATACCGTTATTGGTTATATCGGATTTGAAAGGGTTGAAATTGACCTGATGAGTGTTGGCCGAATTCCAAGCAGCCAGATAAATCTTGGAAAAGCTGAAAAAACCAAAATTACATACGATGATCAGGAAATCATTATCGATTCTTTGGTGTCGTGGGTAAATATTACTGGGCTTACGCAATCTAAGCTTTATCGTTTTAAAATAACTACAGTTGATGAATACGGAAACGAATCTGTTCCACAGGAAATAGCATTGATTCCATATACCAATACTGATTTAGCCCGGGTTGCAGTTAGCCCGCCGAGAGTAATGGCCTCACCTTCCGCTGCAGTTGTAGATTGGCCTAACGGAATATCATCAGTGCTAATGGACTACTATGGTTTAAAATTTAGCTATACCGATAAGAATGGCGAAATGCAAGGTGGGGAAAGAGGTGAAGATTCACGGTTTTTTGTTGGAAATCTGGAAGCAGGTGAACCTGTTAACATTGACATGGAATACAAAATAATTCCAATTGTTAACCGCACTCCTATTTTGGATACCGTTATTTTTAATGATGAATTATTAATCAACATGCCAACGAGCTCTACGGAATTTTCTCCGGCAGAGAGAGATATCCTGCAAGCAAATGGGGTAACAGTTTTTACTGCTGATGGAGTTTCTGAATTTGAAGAGTTGGTATATCCCGTTCATGCGAATTCGCTGCAGGATATCTTTTACTTTCCAAATTTGAAAGTACTGGATCTAACGGGTAGCGATTTGTTTAAATTACCTGAATTAGAGTATGATAGAAATACCATTCAGGACGTTGTAGGTGGCGGCGATTATACACCATATATCAGAAAAGCAGGGAATATTTCGTCCGGTGACCAGCAAGCATTAAAAGACCTTTTAGAAGCAGGGATTCTTGACAAAGTGTACTATTATCCACATTCAATGGGATTGGATGATTTGCTTGCTCCTTTTGTTGAAAGCGGAGTCGTAGAATTGGTAGAAACGCCCGAATCTGTTATGATGGACAATCAGTTCCACCTGGACGGAATTGTACAGGACTGGAATTGGTGGCTAGATTATGAGTACCTGCCAAGCGATTACCCCGATGGAGATGGACTGCAGAATGTTTACAAAATTATTCCAAGAAGAACAAGTGCGTCGTTTGTTTTTGCTTTGCCAAAAGAGTACCAGTTTAATGTTGAAGAATATAAATACTTAAAATTTAGTATTTATACTCCTGCTGCAAGTGATCTTGTTGGTACCTATGAACCTTTCAAAAGGTTATGGCCACGAATCATGAATAGCATGTGGTCATTTGGAGGCAATAGCAACTTTGGCCAGGAATACTGGGAAATACCTCGTTTCTATATTCCGGATGAAGAACTTCATCAGTGGACTGAAATTACTTTAGATTTATCTGAAGCCCTGAACAGACACAACAGGGTTATTGTACTCAACATTGGAGGAGAACCTTGGGTTGATTTCAATCCGCCAGTTGATTTAGTTTATTATTTCGCAAACATACGTTTCGAGAAAGAATAA
- a CDS encoding DUF4959 domain-containing protein has product MKIKINLLIVAAFVTLLFSCEEETINLGKSDDKTPPDQPTEITYTPLYGGARFHYTVPGDEDLLNIEARYTNKDGQSFSFAASYFVDSLDIYGFGDTINYDVEIYAVDRAGNKSEPVIVSVKPLESAIARVTNSLDVKPAFGAFFIDWENELEQSINVYVDFSYTQNGEGKQFTSVFSSNLETDRRYVEDLDLGQDEPVSVEIRVSDIYGNISDPVDMGQITLLKDGVIEKDNWFLPLANDSIGGVPQAFGDNVEGRLVSVVDGIIDEGSNLNFMHTGGRGRTGNSADGNMPWNVIIDLGDYYELSRILTHQRHMDFCGDLCQGQYYRGENVGIFRVYIFDDTTQEWELITENKIKQPVGLSELEIVKQGKEGDMAYMFPDDPQYTKPTRWVRYEAVKGFGGNYTLDGGNCLSEITYYGKKSGS; this is encoded by the coding sequence ATGAAAATAAAGATTAATTTATTAATAGTAGCTGCGTTCGTTACACTATTGTTTTCCTGTGAAGAAGAAACAATAAATTTAGGGAAAAGCGATGACAAAACTCCCCCGGATCAGCCCACTGAGATTACTTATACTCCCCTATATGGTGGAGCCAGGTTTCACTATACAGTTCCTGGTGATGAAGACCTGTTGAATATTGAAGCCAGGTATACCAATAAAGATGGGCAATCCTTTTCATTTGCAGCATCGTATTTTGTTGACTCTCTCGATATCTACGGATTTGGAGACACAATCAACTATGATGTTGAGATATACGCTGTAGACAGAGCAGGAAATAAATCTGAACCGGTTATAGTAAGTGTAAAACCACTGGAATCGGCTATTGCCCGTGTAACAAATTCACTGGATGTGAAACCGGCATTTGGCGCTTTCTTTATCGATTGGGAAAATGAGCTGGAACAAAGTATCAATGTCTATGTAGATTTTAGTTACACTCAGAATGGTGAGGGAAAACAATTCACATCTGTTTTCTCATCCAACTTAGAAACCGATCGTCGTTATGTTGAAGATCTGGATCTAGGACAGGACGAACCTGTTAGTGTAGAAATCCGTGTTTCTGATATTTACGGTAACATTTCAGATCCGGTAGATATGGGACAAATCACATTACTTAAGGATGGAGTGATCGAAAAAGACAACTGGTTTCTTCCTTTGGCAAACGATTCAATAGGTGGTGTTCCTCAGGCATTTGGAGACAATGTAGAAGGACGACTGGTTAGTGTTGTTGATGGAATTATTGATGAAGGTTCCAACCTAAACTTTATGCATACTGGTGGTAGAGGCCGCACAGGTAATAGCGCAGATGGGAATATGCCATGGAATGTTATTATCGATTTAGGTGATTACTATGAACTAAGCCGGATTCTTACTCATCAACGTCATATGGACTTCTGCGGAGATCTTTGCCAAGGTCAATATTACCGTGGCGAGAATGTAGGTATCTTTAGAGTATACATTTTCGACGATACAACCCAGGAATGGGAGTTAATTACCGAAAATAAAATTAAACAGCCTGTTGGATTGAGTGAACTTGAAATCGTAAAACAAGGGAAAGAGGGCGATATGGCCTACATGTTCCCCGATGATCCGCAATATACAAAACCAACTCGCTGGGTTCGTTACGAAGCAGTAAAAGGCTTTGGAGGAAACTATACACTTGACGGTGGTAACTGTCTGTCTGAAATTACATACTATGGTAAAAAAAGCGGCAGTTAG
- a CDS encoding VOC family protein, with protein sequence MQSNAVGWFEVPVTDMDRAIKFYETVLDIKLDRNQMGPLDMAWFPMTDESYGSAGSLVCHPEFYKPSAEGVVIYFTAHSGDLSNELSRVEEAGGQVLQPKTKISDEYGFMALLIDSEGNRIALHSRE encoded by the coding sequence ATGCAAAGTAACGCAGTAGGCTGGTTTGAAGTGCCGGTTACCGACATGGACCGGGCCATTAAATTTTATGAAACAGTATTGGATATCAAACTCGATCGTAATCAAATGGGCCCATTGGACATGGCCTGGTTTCCAATGACCGATGAAAGTTACGGTTCCGCCGGATCGCTGGTATGCCACCCGGAGTTTTATAAGCCATCGGCCGAAGGTGTTGTTATTTATTTTACAGCACACTCGGGCGACCTGAGTAATGAACTTTCGCGTGTTGAAGAAGCAGGAGGTCAGGTGCTGCAGCCCAAAACAAAAATCTCGGACGAGTACGGTTTTATGGCCTTGCTTATCGACAGCGAGGGCAACCGGATAGCTTTGCACTCAAGGGAATAG